A single window of Excalfactoria chinensis isolate bCotChi1 chromosome 13, bCotChi1.hap2, whole genome shotgun sequence DNA harbors:
- the DUSP1 gene encoding dual specificity protein phosphatase 1 isoform X2, whose amino-acid sequence MVNLRVCALECEALRGLLQERAAQCLVLDCRSFFSFNAAHIRGSCNVRLSTIVRRRAKGVLALEHVVPNEELRTRLRQGQVHTVVLLDERSADLELPKRDSTLLLALGTLCREARGARICFLKGGYEAFSAACSELCTKPAAPTGLSLPLSASSAPGSADSGCSSCGTPLYDQGGPVEILPFLYLGSAYHASRKDMLDALGITALINVSANCPNHFEGHYQYKSIPVEDNHKADISSWFNEAIDFIDSVKNDGGRVFVHCQAGISRSATICLAYLMRTNRVKLDEAFEFVKQRRSIISPNFSFMGQLLQFESQVLAPNCSAEAGSPAMSVLDRGASTTTVFNFPVSIPVHTSSSALSYLQSPITTSPSC is encoded by the exons ATGGTGAACCTGCGGGTGTGTGCGCTGGAGTGCGAGGCGCTGCgggggctgctgcaggagcgCGCCGCGCAGTGCCTCGTCCTCGACTGccgctccttcttctccttcaaCGCCGCGCACATCCGCGGCTCCTGCAACGTGCGCCTCAGCACCATCGTCCGCCGCCGCGCCAAGGGCGTGCTGGCCCTGGAGCACGTCGTCCCCAACGAGGAGCTCCGCACCCGGCTGCGCCAGGGGCAAGTCCACACCGTGGTGTTGCTGGACGAGCGCAGCGCCGACCTGGAGCTGCCCAAGCGCGACAGCACGCTGCTGCTGGCCCTCGGCACGCTGTGCAGAGAGGCCCGCGGAGCCCGCATCTGCTTCCTCAAGG GAGGTTACGAAGCGTTCTCGGCCGCCTGCTCCGAGCTGTGCACCAAACCCGCCGCTCCTACCGGTCTCAGCCTGCCCCTGAGCGCCAGCAGCGCGCCCGGCAGCGCCGACTCGGGGTGCAGCTCCTGCGGTACCCCCTTGTACGACCAG GGCGGACCGGTGGAGATCCTGCCGTTCCTGTACCTGGGCAGCGCCTACCACGCCTCCCGCAAGGACATGCTGGACGCGCTGGGCATCACGGCGCTGATCAACGTGTCGGCCAACTGCCCCAACCACTTCGAGGGGCACTACCAGTACAAAAGCATCCCGGTGGAGGACAACCACAAAGCGGATATCAGCTCCTGGTTTAACGAGGCGATTGATTTCATAG aTTCTGTTAAAAATGATGGAGGAAGGGTATTTGTGCACTGCCAGGCTGGCATTTCCCGGTCAGCGACCATCTGCCTCGCTTATCTCATGAGGACCAACAGAGTCAAGCTGGATGAAGCCTTTGAGTTTGTGAAGCAGAGAAGGAGCATCATCTCCCCAAACTTCAGCTTcatggggcagctgctgcagtttgaGTCGCAGGTTCTTGCCCCCAACTGCTCAGCAGAAGCTGGGAGCCCTGCTATGTCAGTATTGGACAGAGGAGCATCGACCACCACAGTCTTCAACTTCCCAGTCTCCATCCCTGTTCACACCTCATCCAGTGCTTTAAGCTACCTTCAGAGCCCCATCACCACCTCCCCAAGCTGCTGA
- the DUSP1 gene encoding dual specificity protein phosphatase 1 isoform X1, which yields MVNLRVCALECEALRGLLQERAAQCLVLDCRSFFSFNAAHIRGSCNVRLSTIVRRRAKGVLALEHVVPNEELRTRLRQGQVHTVVLLDERSADLELPKRDSTLLLALGTLCREARGARICFLKGECAAPGAAAGRSRPRRRLRALPAPLHAALTPRLSPLCPAGGYEAFSAACSELCTKPAAPTGLSLPLSASSAPGSADSGCSSCGTPLYDQGGPVEILPFLYLGSAYHASRKDMLDALGITALINVSANCPNHFEGHYQYKSIPVEDNHKADISSWFNEAIDFIDSVKNDGGRVFVHCQAGISRSATICLAYLMRTNRVKLDEAFEFVKQRRSIISPNFSFMGQLLQFESQVLAPNCSAEAGSPAMSVLDRGASTTTVFNFPVSIPVHTSSSALSYLQSPITTSPSC from the exons ATGGTGAACCTGCGGGTGTGTGCGCTGGAGTGCGAGGCGCTGCgggggctgctgcaggagcgCGCCGCGCAGTGCCTCGTCCTCGACTGccgctccttcttctccttcaaCGCCGCGCACATCCGCGGCTCCTGCAACGTGCGCCTCAGCACCATCGTCCGCCGCCGCGCCAAGGGCGTGCTGGCCCTGGAGCACGTCGTCCCCAACGAGGAGCTCCGCACCCGGCTGCGCCAGGGGCAAGTCCACACCGTGGTGTTGCTGGACGAGCGCAGCGCCGACCTGGAGCTGCCCAAGCGCGACAGCACGCTGCTGCTGGCCCTCGGCACGCTGTGCAGAGAGGCCCGCGGAGCCCGCATCTGCTTCCTCAAGGGTGAGTGCGCGGCCCCGGGAGCCGCCGCGGGACGGagccggccccgccgccggctGAGGGCTCTGCCCGCCCCGTTGCACGCCGCGCTCACCCCGCgcctctctcctctctgccccGCAGGAGGTTACGAAGCGTTCTCGGCCGCCTGCTCCGAGCTGTGCACCAAACCCGCCGCTCCTACCGGTCTCAGCCTGCCCCTGAGCGCCAGCAGCGCGCCCGGCAGCGCCGACTCGGGGTGCAGCTCCTGCGGTACCCCCTTGTACGACCAG GGCGGACCGGTGGAGATCCTGCCGTTCCTGTACCTGGGCAGCGCCTACCACGCCTCCCGCAAGGACATGCTGGACGCGCTGGGCATCACGGCGCTGATCAACGTGTCGGCCAACTGCCCCAACCACTTCGAGGGGCACTACCAGTACAAAAGCATCCCGGTGGAGGACAACCACAAAGCGGATATCAGCTCCTGGTTTAACGAGGCGATTGATTTCATAG aTTCTGTTAAAAATGATGGAGGAAGGGTATTTGTGCACTGCCAGGCTGGCATTTCCCGGTCAGCGACCATCTGCCTCGCTTATCTCATGAGGACCAACAGAGTCAAGCTGGATGAAGCCTTTGAGTTTGTGAAGCAGAGAAGGAGCATCATCTCCCCAAACTTCAGCTTcatggggcagctgctgcagtttgaGTCGCAGGTTCTTGCCCCCAACTGCTCAGCAGAAGCTGGGAGCCCTGCTATGTCAGTATTGGACAGAGGAGCATCGACCACCACAGTCTTCAACTTCCCAGTCTCCATCCCTGTTCACACCTCATCCAGTGCTTTAAGCTACCTTCAGAGCCCCATCACCACCTCCCCAAGCTGCTGA